In Synechococcus sp. CB0101, a genomic segment contains:
- a CDS encoding D-2-hydroxyacid dehydrogenase, whose amino-acid sequence MSIVVLDGYTTNPGDLSWEPLSVLAPCTVWDRTAPAEVNARLADAEIVLTNKTPLAAETLAALPKLRLISVLATGVNVVDVAAAKAQGITVCNVPAYSTPGVAQAVFALLLELTNRTGHHSDSVHAGRWSAGPDFSYWDGTLVELAGLTLGVVGYGAIGAAVAAVGRAFGMQILGNRRSAQGPIPEGGEFVTLDRLFQESDVVTLHCPLTPQTAGLVDAARLAQMKPTAYLINTARGPLVQESPLLDALHAGRLAGAGLDVLSVEPPAPDHPLLRAPNCVITPHIAWATRAARQRLIAQSAANIAAFLGGAPVNVVQPG is encoded by the coding sequence ATGAGCATCGTTGTTCTGGATGGCTACACCACCAACCCAGGTGATCTGAGCTGGGAGCCGTTGTCTGTTCTTGCTCCGTGCACGGTGTGGGATCGCACGGCCCCTGCCGAGGTGAACGCTCGCCTCGCCGATGCCGAGATCGTGCTCACGAACAAAACGCCTCTAGCGGCGGAGACATTGGCGGCCCTGCCGAAGCTCAGGTTGATCAGTGTGTTGGCCACGGGCGTCAACGTGGTCGACGTAGCAGCGGCCAAGGCGCAGGGGATCACCGTGTGCAATGTCCCCGCCTACAGCACTCCAGGCGTGGCGCAAGCCGTATTCGCCCTGCTGCTGGAGCTCACCAACCGCACCGGCCATCACTCCGACAGCGTGCACGCCGGGCGCTGGAGCGCCGGGCCTGACTTCAGTTATTGGGACGGCACCTTGGTGGAACTAGCCGGTCTCACCCTGGGCGTGGTGGGCTACGGCGCCATTGGCGCGGCGGTGGCCGCGGTGGGTCGTGCCTTCGGCATGCAGATCCTTGGCAACCGGCGATCGGCCCAGGGGCCGATCCCTGAGGGTGGTGAGTTCGTCACGCTGGATCGCCTCTTCCAGGAGAGCGATGTGGTGACGCTGCACTGCCCGCTCACCCCGCAAACGGCAGGGCTGGTGGATGCGGCGCGGCTGGCTCAGATGAAGCCCACGGCCTATCTGATCAACACAGCGCGTGGTCCGCTGGTGCAGGAATCCCCTCTGCTGGATGCCCTCCATGCGGGGCGCCTGGCTGGTGCGGGCCTCGATGTCTTGAGCGTGGAACCTCCGGCGCCTGATCATCCCTTGCTCCGAGCCCCGAACTGTGTGATCACCCCCCATATCGCTTGGGCGACCCGGGCCGCTCGCCAGCGGCTGATTGCCCAGTCGGCCGCCAACATTGCCGCGTTTCTGGGGGGAGCACCGGTGAACGTGGTGCAGCCTGGTTAA
- a CDS encoding MFS transporter, with product MNKSSTQALAVPFLGVLASLQLIDPTVANTALVKAGEALNMHGATLALAASISTLAQAATVLLMGFLGDRLGRRKVLMASLVLSIAGDGIALAAPSAGLFLVGRALVGIGVGAVLALTFASVRFVSKPEELGKALGVWNLLIIAGFIGGSLVGGVLADSSWRLALGLVPLIALLCLPLVPVLLPAMPANRELRADWPGLISIAAAMVLFLSGVSHAVSGFTSPQFLIPTLAGVVLFGVHVLIERGRQAPIFPVSLYGRGCFAAAIVSGIAWNFAQAVVQLQTSNFWQVVQRYSTSQVALAQVPLLICFAVGGVVAGRLMSPGRRTTQLMAGGTITLVLGLFLLAGLRTTTSYASLVVPLVLVGIGLAFISVPQSALFVQEAPPRYFGSVTAFRTTTGQLGFALGFAASGAMVNGFGFASLRDRLLKLGASPAEIPELEAKVRALLSSGALTQHKETTSKALEVIGQAYASGLAGTMIVVGLLVGLLGAISLLLLVIGHQQGSQVVEQPQG from the coding sequence ATGAACAAGTCATCAACGCAAGCGTTGGCGGTGCCCTTTCTCGGGGTGCTGGCCAGCTTGCAATTGATCGATCCCACCGTGGCTAACACCGCCTTGGTGAAAGCTGGCGAGGCTCTGAACATGCATGGAGCCACCTTGGCTCTTGCCGCCAGCATCTCCACCCTGGCTCAGGCCGCCACGGTGCTGCTCATGGGTTTTCTCGGCGATCGTTTGGGCCGCCGGAAGGTGTTGATGGCGAGCCTGGTGCTGTCGATCGCTGGCGATGGCATCGCCTTGGCGGCTCCGAGTGCAGGCCTGTTTCTCGTCGGCCGTGCCCTGGTGGGGATCGGCGTGGGTGCGGTGTTGGCGCTCACCTTTGCGTCGGTGCGGTTTGTGAGCAAGCCCGAGGAGCTGGGTAAGGCCCTGGGTGTGTGGAACCTGCTGATCATTGCCGGCTTCATCGGTGGTTCCCTGGTGGGTGGCGTGTTGGCCGACAGCAGCTGGCGTCTGGCGCTCGGCTTGGTGCCGCTGATCGCGCTGCTCTGCCTGCCGCTTGTTCCGGTGCTGCTGCCCGCCATGCCCGCCAACCGAGAGTTGCGGGCGGACTGGCCGGGTCTGATCAGTATCGCCGCGGCGATGGTGCTGTTCCTCAGCGGCGTCAGCCATGCGGTGAGCGGGTTCACCTCACCCCAGTTCCTGATTCCCACCCTGGCCGGCGTGGTGCTCTTCGGCGTGCATGTGTTGATCGAACGCGGCCGCCAGGCACCGATCTTTCCGGTTTCCCTCTACGGCCGTGGCTGCTTTGCCGCGGCGATCGTGAGTGGCATCGCCTGGAACTTTGCTCAGGCGGTGGTTCAACTGCAGACCAGCAATTTCTGGCAAGTGGTGCAGCGTTACAGCACCAGCCAGGTCGCCCTCGCTCAGGTGCCGCTGCTGATCTGCTTTGCCGTTGGCGGCGTGGTGGCAGGTCGCCTGATGAGCCCAGGCCGCCGCACCACGCAGCTGATGGCGGGCGGAACGATCACCTTGGTGCTCGGGTTGTTCCTGCTCGCCGGTCTGCGCACCACCACCAGCTATGCCTCGCTTGTGGTGCCGTTGGTGTTGGTGGGGATCGGGCTGGCGTTCATTTCTGTGCCCCAGTCAGCGTTGTTTGTGCAGGAAGCACCGCCCCGCTATTTCGGCTCGGTGACCGCCTTCCGCACCACCACCGGTCAGCTGGGCTTTGCCCTGGGCTTTGCCGCCAGTGGCGCCATGGTGAATGGATTCGGTTTTGCCAGCCTGCGCGATCGCTTGCTCAAGCTGGGAGCCTCCCCCGCTGAGATCCCGGAGCTCGAAGCCAAGGTGCGGGCTCTGTTGAGCAGCGGCGCCCTCACGCAGCACAAAGAGACAACCTCGAAGGCCCTTGAGGTGATCGGCCAGGCCTACGCCAGTGGCTTGGCGGGCACGATGATCGTGGTTGGGTTGCTGGTGGGGTTGCTCGGCGCCATCAGCCTGCTGCTGTTGGTGATTGGTCATCAGCAGGGCAGCCAAGTGGTTGAGCAACCTCAGGGATGA
- a CDS encoding amidohydrolase, translating into MTVAIADLIIHGGSILTMEESQPRAEAIAIAGGEILAVGAKADVMAHAGPNTQRLDLAGRSLLPGFIDAHGHFANALQVVGWANIQRPPAGPVTSIADLLQVLREHVVRHPVANGEWVIAYGYDPDGFSDGRPLDKADLDALFPENPVMVIHNSNHGAVLNSCALALAGYDASTPDPAGGVIVRRPGSTEPAGLVMETAFIPLFLHMPQPSEEQRLEQFEMAQRLYTAKGITTVQDGATVAADLGLFQRAAREGRLWVDLVLLPLVLDVPSMLRERFPDFHGQPLELPQPAREAFGSYRDRLKLQGIKLLVDGSPQGKTAFWGEPLLTPGPNGEANWRGQPVCAPEQLMEAVAQLSAQGIQLFSHCNGDAAIDLMIEACRRAGLRPEQDHRTVIIHSQFMAPGQLEQYVELGLHPSFFTVHAFFYGDVHLANLGPERAGRMSPMASAMALGLHCSNHNDFSVTPIEPMRMVETAMTRRTRTGVVLGASECVSAEAALRALTIEAAWQIREETSKGSLAPGKRADLVILDADPTALAPDQLNGIAVVATLKDGVCVYGSLDGGQA; encoded by the coding sequence ATGACTGTCGCGATTGCTGATCTCATCATTCATGGGGGCTCCATCCTCACGATGGAGGAGTCCCAGCCCCGAGCCGAGGCGATCGCCATCGCCGGCGGTGAGATCTTGGCGGTGGGAGCTAAGGCGGATGTGATGGCTCACGCTGGGCCCAACACCCAGCGGCTGGATCTGGCGGGCCGCTCCTTGCTGCCTGGCTTCATTGACGCTCACGGTCACTTCGCCAATGCCCTGCAGGTGGTGGGCTGGGCCAACATTCAGAGGCCCCCGGCAGGGCCCGTGACCAGCATCGCCGACCTGCTGCAGGTGCTGCGCGAGCACGTGGTGCGCCACCCCGTTGCCAATGGCGAGTGGGTGATCGCCTATGGCTACGACCCGGATGGCTTCAGCGACGGCCGCCCGCTCGATAAGGCCGATCTGGATGCGCTGTTTCCGGAGAACCCGGTCATGGTGATCCACAACTCCAACCACGGCGCGGTGCTCAACAGCTGCGCTCTGGCACTGGCGGGTTACGACGCCAGCACCCCCGATCCCGCTGGTGGTGTGATCGTGCGCCGCCCCGGCAGCACTGAGCCCGCAGGTCTGGTGATGGAGACGGCCTTCATCCCCTTGTTCCTGCACATGCCACAGCCCTCCGAGGAGCAGCGGCTGGAGCAGTTTGAGATGGCACAGCGGCTCTACACCGCGAAAGGCATCACCACCGTGCAGGACGGCGCCACGGTGGCCGCCGATCTGGGCCTGTTTCAGCGGGCGGCGCGCGAAGGTCGCCTCTGGGTCGACCTGGTGTTGCTGCCGCTGGTGCTCGATGTGCCATCGATGCTGCGCGAGCGCTTCCCCGACTTTCACGGCCAACCACTGGAGCTCCCCCAGCCCGCGCGCGAGGCCTTCGGCAGCTACCGCGATCGCCTCAAGCTTCAGGGCATCAAGCTGCTGGTGGATGGCTCACCCCAGGGCAAAACGGCCTTCTGGGGCGAGCCGCTGCTCACACCGGGCCCTAATGGGGAGGCCAACTGGCGCGGTCAGCCGGTGTGTGCGCCTGAGCAACTGATGGAGGCGGTGGCTCAGCTGAGCGCTCAGGGCATTCAGCTGTTTTCCCATTGCAACGGTGATGCTGCGATCGACTTGATGATCGAGGCCTGCCGCCGGGCCGGGCTCCGGCCCGAGCAGGACCACCGCACGGTGATCATCCACTCCCAGTTCATGGCGCCCGGCCAGCTTGAGCAGTACGTGGAGCTGGGCCTGCACCCCAGCTTTTTCACGGTGCATGCCTTTTTCTATGGCGATGTGCACCTGGCCAACCTGGGGCCTGAGCGGGCTGGGCGCATGAGCCCGATGGCCAGTGCCATGGCTCTGGGGCTGCACTGCTCGAACCACAACGATTTTTCGGTCACGCCGATTGAGCCGATGCGCATGGTGGAAACGGCGATGACCCGCCGCACCCGCACCGGTGTGGTGCTGGGCGCCTCGGAGTGCGTGAGCGCTGAAGCGGCCCTGCGGGCCCTCACCATCGAAGCCGCCTGGCAAATCCGTGAGGAGACCAGCAAAGGCAGCCTGGCTCCTGGCAAGCGGGCCGACCTGGTGATCCTCGATGCAGATCCCACTGCTCTGGCCCCCGATCAGCTCAATGGCATCGCCGTGGTGGCCACCCTCAAAGACGGCGTTTGTGTGTACGGCTCCCTGGATGGAGGTCAGGCATGA
- a CDS encoding phycocyanin subunit beta: protein MFDAFTKVVAQADARGEFLNAGQIDALAAMVAESNKRMDAVNRITSNASKIVTGAARDLFDQQPALIAPGGNAYTHRRMAACLRDMEIILRYVTYAIFTGDASVLEDRCLNGLRETYLALGVPGASVAEGVRKMKDAAIAIANDRNGITPGDCSALMSEIGTYFDRAAAAVA from the coding sequence ATGTTCGACGCCTTCACCAAGGTCGTTGCTCAGGCTGATGCCCGCGGCGAATTCCTGAACGCTGGTCAGATTGATGCCCTCGCCGCCATGGTGGCTGAGAGCAACAAGCGGATGGATGCTGTGAACCGCATCACCTCCAACGCTTCCAAGATCGTCACCGGCGCGGCTCGCGACCTCTTTGATCAGCAGCCCGCCCTGATCGCCCCCGGTGGTAACGCCTACACCCACCGCCGGATGGCTGCTTGCCTGCGCGACATGGAGATCATCCTCCGCTACGTGACCTACGCGATCTTCACCGGCGACGCTTCCGTGCTGGAAGACCGCTGCCTGAACGGCCTGCGTGAGACCTACCTGGCTCTGGGCGTTCCTGGCGCTTCCGTGGCTGAGGGCGTGCGCAAGATGAAGGACGCCGCCATTGCGATCGCCAACGATCGCAACGGCATCACCCCCGGCGACTGCTCCGCTCTGATGAGCGAGATCGGCACCTACTTCGATCGCGCTGCTGCTGCTGTGGCCTGA
- a CDS encoding GTP-binding protein: MSNASAVARLRGVPVTVVGGYLGSGKTTLINGWLQQGACEGWALLVNDLGQINVDAERLRQGDGRVLELGGGCVCCTLRDGLGVALLELAKREQPPVHVLIETSGMAVPRRVASQLQLLGLTIARVLQVVDLERIETLWHDPWVGEVVQQQFEGVDVLQFSKADLLEPVEAKRRQQWLLQQLEALQQQPAPPSHSERQLVRSDVWLQLEALERSQVLAWAEQLGPEVLRAKGDLWLADAPHGPVSLDVTGPRLSLAAAPSRPWPSPLQRRGQLVVISRANAAAPRWPATVSSPRLIPA; this comes from the coding sequence ATGAGCAACGCCTCAGCTGTGGCACGCCTGCGCGGTGTCCCCGTCACGGTGGTGGGGGGCTACCTGGGTTCAGGCAAAACCACCCTGATCAATGGTTGGCTGCAACAGGGCGCCTGTGAGGGGTGGGCCCTGCTGGTGAATGATCTCGGCCAGATCAATGTGGATGCCGAACGCCTCCGCCAGGGCGATGGTCGTGTGCTGGAGCTCGGCGGTGGATGCGTCTGCTGCACACTGCGCGATGGCTTGGGAGTGGCGCTCCTGGAGCTGGCCAAGCGCGAGCAGCCTCCGGTTCATGTGCTGATTGAAACCAGCGGCATGGCGGTGCCCCGGCGGGTGGCCAGTCAGCTGCAGCTGTTGGGTTTGACCATCGCGCGGGTGTTGCAGGTGGTGGATTTGGAGCGGATTGAAACCCTCTGGCACGACCCCTGGGTTGGTGAGGTGGTGCAACAACAGTTCGAGGGGGTCGACGTGTTGCAGTTCAGCAAAGCCGATCTGCTGGAACCGGTGGAGGCCAAGCGGCGTCAGCAGTGGTTGCTTCAGCAGCTGGAGGCCCTCCAACAGCAGCCTGCTCCCCCCTCCCACAGCGAACGGCAACTGGTGCGGAGCGATGTCTGGCTGCAACTCGAAGCGCTCGAGCGCAGTCAGGTGCTGGCCTGGGCCGAGCAACTCGGTCCGGAGGTGCTGCGCGCCAAGGGGGATCTGTGGCTGGCGGATGCCCCCCATGGTCCCGTGAGCCTGGATGTCACAGGCCCTCGGCTCTCGTTGGCCGCGGCTCCCAGTCGCCCCTGGCCCAGCCCTTTGCAACGGCGCGGCCAGCTCGTGGTGATCAGCCGCGCCAATGCGGCTGCGCCCCGTTGGCCAGCCACCGTTTCGTCCCCCCGCCTCATCCCTGCATGA
- a CDS encoding DCC1-like thiol-disulfide oxidoreductase family protein, translating into MTLVLVYDGGCPFCRHFALRSELVGGVPGLQIRDGRADAALRTELKARGFNLARGAVLLEGDQVWFGAEAIAELCTRLQPSDPLLALLRQLFAAPPQARRLYPLLLWARRMALHWKGLPEDPDQTGLRQA; encoded by the coding sequence ATGACCCTGGTGCTCGTGTACGACGGCGGCTGCCCGTTTTGCCGTCATTTCGCCCTGCGGAGTGAGCTGGTGGGTGGGGTGCCCGGGCTCCAGATCCGCGATGGCCGCGCCGATGCCGCGCTGCGAACGGAGCTCAAGGCTCGCGGGTTCAATCTGGCCCGCGGCGCGGTGTTGCTGGAGGGGGATCAGGTTTGGTTTGGGGCTGAGGCGATTGCTGAGCTCTGCACGCGCTTGCAACCAAGCGATCCACTGCTGGCTTTGCTGCGGCAGTTGTTCGCCGCACCTCCCCAGGCACGCCGCTTGTACCCACTGCTGCTCTGGGCCCGGCGCATGGCCTTGCACTGGAAAGGCCTGCCGGAAGACCCCGATCAAACGGGGCTCCGGCAGGCCTGA
- a CDS encoding methyltransferase domain-containing protein, which yields MQELVQAYYGQELQSSADLKTSACCDADAVPAWLKPLLAKVHPEVSSRYYGCGLVCPPLLEGCRILDLGSGSGRDVYLLAQLVGASGEVVGVDMTPEQLEVARRHQAFHAEQFGFSNVRFLEGRIEALEQLDLEPGSFDVIVSNCVLNLSTDKPAVLRGAQRLLKPGGEFYFSDVYADRRLPAAVQSHPVLYGECLGGALYWNDFLRMARGAGFADPRLVSDRPLEITEPTLAALVGEARFYSATYRLFNIPELEDACEDHGQAVVYRGSIRESPTRLDFDKHHSIEAGKVFPVCGNTYRMLQQTRFAPHFEFIGAFDRHYGLFEGCGSSIPFDRTAVGIAGGAGSSCC from the coding sequence ATGCAGGAGTTGGTGCAGGCCTATTACGGCCAGGAGTTGCAGAGCAGCGCCGACCTCAAAACCAGTGCCTGCTGCGATGCCGATGCGGTGCCGGCCTGGTTGAAGCCGCTTCTGGCCAAGGTGCATCCGGAGGTGAGCAGCCGCTACTACGGCTGCGGGCTGGTGTGCCCGCCTCTGCTGGAGGGTTGCCGGATCCTCGATCTCGGCAGTGGCAGTGGCCGCGATGTGTATTTGCTGGCCCAATTGGTGGGTGCCAGTGGCGAGGTGGTGGGCGTCGACATGACGCCGGAGCAATTGGAGGTGGCCAGGCGCCATCAGGCTTTCCACGCTGAACAGTTCGGATTCAGCAACGTGCGTTTTCTTGAGGGGCGCATCGAGGCCCTTGAGCAGCTGGATCTGGAGCCGGGCAGCTTCGATGTGATCGTGAGCAACTGCGTGCTCAACCTCTCCACCGATAAGCCTGCGGTGCTGCGTGGTGCCCAGCGCCTCCTGAAGCCCGGGGGAGAGTTTTATTTCTCCGACGTGTACGCCGATCGGCGCCTGCCTGCGGCGGTGCAGAGCCATCCGGTGCTCTATGGCGAATGCCTCGGCGGCGCCCTCTACTGGAACGACTTTTTGCGTATGGCTCGCGGCGCCGGCTTTGCCGATCCGCGCTTGGTGAGCGACCGGCCGCTGGAGATCACCGAGCCGACCCTCGCTGCCCTGGTGGGAGAAGCGCGCTTTTATTCCGCCACCTATCGCCTCTTCAACATCCCCGAGCTGGAGGATGCCTGCGAAGACCATGGCCAGGCCGTGGTCTACCGCGGGTCAATCCGTGAATCACCCACCCGCCTCGATTTCGATAAGCACCACAGCATTGAAGCCGGCAAGGTGTTTCCGGTGTGCGGCAACACCTATCGGATGCTGCAGCAAACGCGCTTCGCCCCGCACTTTGAGTTCATCGGTGCGTTCGATCGCCACTACGGCTTGTTTGAGGGCTGCGGCAGTTCCATTCCGTTTGATCGCACTGCCGTCGGCATCGCGGGCGGGGCTGGCTCAAGTTGCTGCTGA
- a CDS encoding amidohydrolase — translation MASRILTMDPACPIATAVGVSPEGRIAAVGDLASCQRQLPDAEVIDLGSDVLLPGFVESHSHPVLSGVGTQPPAYWIAPYVGYPTWKSVTDLFEKLQAEAPAGQALLFNGFDKLLHGAPPPTREVLDRYFPDREALVVDNSGHGAYFNSAVIDRMGWTQAPPPDPVGGSFGRHPDGTSNGQAFEAPPLMLLMEALMPDLVPHPLASAAQWYALMAGNGITTVSEMTYNSSQKQSFEALAQLPHCPLRVSLYHVSTAADCAGPWESDVAPEMLCKQGIKLWADGSPWVGNIALTFPYLDTPAVRAAGIKPGVPQEMNYSREQLDQILDQLAGDRLQFDFQDQSSICTQNWQMAIHVNGDAALDVVLDAFEAALKRHNLLGTDHRWRLEHLGAARPDQLRRAAGLGVYASMGPFQFQYWGDLLDGEMFEPEQGSQWCRVKDATEAGLRPSYHNDGSVSPPSPLGNLKTVVTRTTQSGALHGPEQRVSLDQALRAQTIDAAFILGREHEIGSIEVGKLADFVQLDVDPHDVDPMHLEDGISVQATWLGGERLDIAAFERAAGVSDPEPHRHLATAVVRRCC, via the coding sequence GTGGCTTCGCGCATCCTCACCATGGATCCTGCCTGCCCCATCGCAACGGCGGTGGGGGTGAGCCCGGAGGGTCGCATTGCGGCGGTGGGCGATCTAGCCAGCTGCCAGAGGCAATTGCCGGATGCGGAGGTGATTGATCTGGGTTCTGATGTGCTGTTGCCGGGCTTTGTGGAATCCCACTCTCACCCTGTTCTCTCTGGGGTGGGAACGCAGCCTCCGGCTTACTGGATTGCGCCTTATGTGGGCTATCCCACCTGGAAGTCAGTGACTGATTTATTCGAGAAACTGCAAGCTGAGGCTCCAGCTGGTCAGGCCTTGCTCTTTAATGGTTTTGACAAATTGCTGCATGGCGCTCCACCGCCAACCCGTGAGGTTCTCGATCGCTATTTCCCGGATCGTGAAGCGCTGGTGGTGGATAACTCGGGGCATGGAGCGTATTTCAATTCGGCTGTGATCGATCGCATGGGGTGGACCCAGGCACCGCCCCCTGACCCTGTGGGGGGCTCCTTTGGTCGGCATCCTGATGGCACGTCGAATGGTCAGGCTTTTGAAGCGCCTCCGTTGATGTTGCTGATGGAGGCCTTGATGCCAGATCTGGTTCCGCATCCTCTCGCCTCGGCGGCTCAGTGGTACGCCTTAATGGCAGGAAATGGCATCACCACGGTCTCGGAGATGACCTACAACAGTTCGCAAAAACAGTCGTTTGAGGCCCTGGCGCAATTGCCTCACTGTCCCTTGCGCGTCTCCCTCTATCACGTGTCGACGGCTGCCGATTGTGCTGGGCCGTGGGAGTCGGATGTTGCGCCTGAGATGCTGTGCAAGCAAGGGATCAAGCTGTGGGCCGATGGGTCCCCCTGGGTGGGCAACATCGCGCTCACATTCCCTTACCTCGATACGCCGGCTGTGCGAGCCGCTGGTATCAAGCCTGGGGTGCCGCAGGAGATGAATTATTCCCGTGAACAATTGGATCAGATTCTGGATCAACTGGCTGGCGATCGCCTTCAGTTTGATTTCCAGGATCAAAGCTCAATTTGCACGCAGAACTGGCAGATGGCCATTCATGTGAATGGTGATGCGGCCTTGGATGTGGTGCTGGATGCCTTTGAGGCGGCCCTTAAACGCCACAATCTGCTGGGCACGGATCACCGCTGGCGCTTGGAGCATCTCGGTGCAGCCAGGCCGGATCAGCTTCGTCGGGCGGCTGGTCTTGGGGTGTACGCCTCCATGGGGCCATTCCAATTCCAGTACTGGGGAGATTTATTGGATGGAGAGATGTTTGAACCGGAGCAAGGATCCCAGTGGTGCCGCGTTAAAGATGCCACGGAGGCTGGCCTTAGGCCCTCATATCACAACGATGGTTCGGTGAGCCCACCCTCACCGCTTGGCAATCTGAAAACGGTTGTCACGCGCACCACACAGTCCGGCGCCCTGCATGGTCCTGAACAGCGGGTCAGTCTGGATCAAGCTCTGCGCGCGCAAACGATTGATGCGGCCTTCATCCTGGGCCGTGAGCACGAGATTGGCTCGATTGAAGTTGGCAAGCTCGCCGATTTTGTTCAGCTTGATGTTGACCCCCACGATGTGGATCCGATGCATCTCGAAGACGGGATCAGTGTGCAAGCGACCTGGCTGGGCGGTGAACGCCTTGACATTGCTGCCTTTGAGCGCGCGGCTGGGGTGAGTGATCCTGAGCCCCATCGCCATTTAGCCACGGCTGTGGTCAGACGGTGTTGCTGA
- a CDS encoding S8 family serine peptidase: MSQGHQKMASEAICSQNHSFCSLPPLKHRLSRVSLGQFFSDNTPVDPKNADIYGEPSLDFSIARSIAPKSDIYMSSNSGDSKLYGSFAELIYNKSVDIISSSSEFGQDPGTFNLTEALNELFIDALLRGQTIVQSSGDVGASSNRKFLPTGSTIPSPSESPAVLSVGGTALNKNAKAITWPRSEVTLPTAFPPSFSQSTIDNLTGLISDQYAWKANSFVPLTKEDRQDAIVYPTISNRFTSKDFIGSTLLPGAFDNLIGGSGVQYSSVLPMPAYQTENLSTQWHGTGRRYPDISALAGSSTKQESTSYYYFLDIVPNNAKTDFVPEVSIAGGTSAATPLVAGLLSNLLSYIRERFGQNLKFGMINSLLYEAYNSDYRDKLFFDVPAGTNNANVFTIANNPDNWSGYTLIYQDETTKQKYLIPVNGTGPGGNLDTNLSSTGIGFDAATGLGSINGEGLLNQLASVFSQL; the protein is encoded by the coding sequence GTGAGCCAAGGTCATCAAAAAATGGCCTCAGAGGCAATTTGCAGCCAAAACCACTCTTTCTGCTCGCTGCCGCCGCTCAAACACCGCTTGTCCAGAGTTTCCCTTGGTCAATTCTTCTCGGACAATACGCCTGTCGACCCAAAAAATGCTGACATCTATGGTGAACCCTCGCTTGACTTCAGCATAGCCCGCTCCATAGCGCCAAAATCAGATATCTACATGAGCTCAAATTCAGGCGACTCGAAGCTCTACGGCTCTTTCGCTGAATTGATTTACAACAAAAGCGTTGATATCATCTCGTCGTCATCTGAGTTCGGGCAAGATCCAGGGACCTTCAACCTAACTGAAGCTCTAAATGAATTATTTATCGACGCATTACTGAGGGGACAGACCATCGTTCAATCATCTGGAGACGTGGGAGCGTCCAGCAACCGTAAATTTTTGCCCACAGGATCCACAATTCCTTCCCCTAGCGAAAGCCCAGCAGTCCTGAGTGTAGGCGGCACAGCCTTGAACAAAAATGCAAAAGCCATAACATGGCCGCGCAGCGAAGTTACTCTACCAACAGCATTTCCACCATCATTCAGCCAGAGCACAATTGATAACCTAACAGGACTAATCAGCGACCAATACGCATGGAAAGCCAACTCGTTTGTACCACTAACCAAAGAAGATCGCCAAGATGCAATAGTTTATCCCACAATTTCAAATCGATTCACAAGCAAAGATTTTATTGGCTCGACGCTGCTCCCAGGAGCCTTCGATAATTTGATTGGCGGCAGCGGAGTGCAATATTCTTCTGTCCTACCAATGCCTGCATACCAGACAGAGAATCTCAGCACGCAATGGCATGGGACTGGTCGTCGCTATCCAGACATTTCAGCCCTAGCTGGCTCCAGCACAAAACAAGAGAGCACAAGCTATTATTACTTCTTAGACATAGTCCCAAATAATGCTAAAACAGATTTTGTACCTGAGGTGTCTATAGCCGGAGGCACATCTGCCGCCACACCACTTGTTGCAGGGCTCCTCTCCAACCTCTTATCATACATCAGAGAGCGGTTTGGTCAGAATCTAAAATTCGGCATGATCAACTCGCTTCTTTATGAAGCTTACAATTCAGACTACAGAGACAAATTATTTTTTGACGTCCCAGCAGGAACCAACAATGCCAATGTTTTCACCATCGCAAACAATCCCGACAATTGGTCTGGATACACCCTCATATACCAAGATGAAACTACCAAACAGAAATACCTCATACCGGTCAACGGCACAGGTCCTGGCGGAAATTTAGACACTAACCTCTCCAGCACCGGCATAGGATTTGATGCAGCCACTGGCCTTGGCAGCATCAATGGCGAGGGGCTGCTGAATCAGCTGGCGTCTGTGTTCTCTCAGCTGTAG